From bacterium BMS3Abin11, one genomic window encodes:
- the eno_2 gene encoding enolase — protein MDELFKIKRVQARQILDSRGNPTVEVECRLSGGAHSRASVPSGASTGSREAVELRDGDAQRFGGKGVLKAVANVNDNIAPILLDQDARQQAVIDQAMITLDGTPNKARLGANAMLGVSLAVARAAASACSLPLYQYLGGPGATRLPVPHMNILNGGVHAHWQGADFQEFMIAPFGADSFHQALEWGSEIYHALQAQLEKRGLSVGVGDEGGFAPHVRSNEEPFELIVEAIGQVGLRPGQDVGIACDPASSEFFDDAHYHLRTEDRRLDSTEMAAYYQQLADKYPLVLLEDGMAEDDWTGWQTLNQALGDRIELVGDDIFCTNPAIIARGIEQDIANAVLIKLNQIGTLTETIAATRLARDHGWGAFVSHRSGETVDSFIADLTVALDTGHLKTGAPARGERVEKYNQLLRIEEHLGDAARYAGVDAYCRKLR, from the coding sequence ATGGATGAATTATTCAAAATAAAACGGGTTCAAGCCCGCCAGATCCTCGACTCCCGGGGCAATCCGACCGTGGAGGTGGAATGCCGGCTTTCAGGCGGCGCGCACAGCCGGGCATCCGTACCCTCCGGTGCCTCCACTGGTAGCCGCGAAGCGGTCGAACTACGGGATGGTGATGCCCAACGATTTGGCGGCAAGGGGGTGTTGAAGGCGGTAGCCAACGTCAACGATAACATTGCACCGATCCTGTTGGATCAGGACGCCCGCCAGCAGGCGGTCATCGACCAGGCCATGATCACGCTGGACGGCACCCCCAACAAGGCCCGGCTCGGTGCCAATGCCATGCTCGGTGTGTCACTGGCCGTGGCCCGTGCTGCCGCCAGCGCGTGCAGCCTGCCTCTCTACCAGTATCTGGGGGGGCCGGGGGCTACCCGTCTGCCGGTACCACACATGAACATCCTCAATGGCGGCGTCCACGCCCATTGGCAGGGAGCGGACTTCCAGGAGTTCATGATCGCCCCTTTCGGAGCCGACAGCTTCCACCAGGCCCTGGAGTGGGGTAGCGAGATCTACCATGCCTTGCAGGCGCAGCTGGAAAAGCGCGGACTCTCGGTCGGTGTGGGTGACGAAGGCGGTTTCGCGCCCCATGTCCGTTCCAACGAAGAACCCTTTGAACTGATTGTCGAAGCAATTGGCCAGGTGGGACTGCGCCCGGGACAGGATGTCGGCATCGCCTGTGATCCCGCCTCCAGTGAATTCTTTGATGACGCGCACTACCACCTGCGAACAGAAGACCGCCGTCTCGATTCGACCGAGATGGCCGCTTACTACCAGCAACTGGCAGACAAGTACCCGCTGGTGCTGCTGGAAGACGGTATGGCCGAGGATGACTGGACAGGCTGGCAGACTCTCAACCAGGCTTTGGGCGATCGGATCGAGCTGGTAGGAGACGACATCTTCTGCACCAACCCGGCCATCATCGCCCGTGGCATTGAGCAGGATATCGCTAATGCGGTATTGATCAAGTTGAACCAGATCGGTACCCTGACCGAGACCATCGCTGCCACCCGCCTGGCCCGCGATCACGGCTGGGGGGCTTTCGTCTCCCATCGATCAGGCGAAACCGTCGACAGCTTCATCGCCGATCTGACAGTGGCGCTGGATACCGGGCACCTGAAAACAGGCGCACCAGCACGGGGTGAACGGGTGGAAAAATATAATCAGCTGCTGCGCATCGAAGAACACCTGGGCGATGCGGCGCGCTATGCGGGGGTCGACGCCTACTGCCGAAAACTGCGGTGA
- the xpkA_1 gene encoding xylulose-5-phosphate phosphoketolase yields MANKLGPGKEEGTTNTPLDMIVLNKPDRFHLPCDVIDWGDDLGSKAAACLKQQMSDKLIEHQQNITEHGEDMPEIRDWR; encoded by the coding sequence GTGGCCAACAAACTCGGCCCCGGCAAGGAAGAAGGCACAACGAACACACCACTTGACATGATCGTACTCAATAAACCGGATCGTTTCCACCTGCCCTGCGATGTCATAGACTGGGGCGATGACCTGGGGTCAAAGGCTGCCGCCTGTCTAAAGCAGCAAATGAGCGACAAGTTGATTGAACACCAGCAGAACATTACCGAACACGGTGAAGACATGCCGGAGATTCGTGACTGGCGCTGA
- a CDS encoding fructose-1,6-bisphosphate aldolase, with protein sequence MHYSTELETTIRDMVQKGHGILAADESSPTIAKRFKAIDVKSTEENRRAWRSLLVSTGGLGEYISGIILFEETLAQKTDVGKTILEAAWTQKIVPGIKVDKGKVPLALSSGDLITQGLDGLAERLRTYKQQGARFAKWREVYSIDKHAPTLHGIEANAEMLARYAAVCQAEGLVPIVEPEVLMDGDHDIDRCAEVTEHVLHGVFHALHRHGISLEYMILKPNMVLPGKDCRRAEPAEIADATIRVLRRTVPAAVPGINFLSGGQDPEEATANLNAINAQHPDQPWLLSFSYGRALQQPVLQAWQGKPENIAAAQQILLKRARLNAAAQCGEYDADME encoded by the coding sequence GTGCACTATTCAACAGAGCTTGAAACCACCATCAGGGATATGGTGCAGAAAGGTCACGGCATACTCGCTGCCGACGAAAGTTCACCGACGATCGCAAAACGTTTCAAGGCGATCGATGTTAAATCCACCGAAGAGAACCGGCGCGCCTGGCGCAGTCTGCTGGTATCGACCGGAGGTCTGGGTGAATATATCAGCGGCATTATCCTGTTCGAGGAAACGCTCGCACAAAAAACCGACGTGGGAAAAACTATTCTCGAGGCCGCCTGGACGCAGAAGATCGTTCCCGGTATCAAGGTCGACAAGGGTAAGGTTCCACTGGCTCTGTCGTCCGGTGACCTGATCACCCAGGGTCTTGATGGACTCGCGGAGCGCCTGCGCACCTACAAACAACAGGGTGCCCGTTTCGCAAAATGGCGGGAGGTCTATAGTATCGACAAACATGCCCCTACCCTGCACGGGATCGAAGCCAATGCCGAAATGCTGGCCCGCTACGCAGCCGTCTGCCAGGCCGAGGGGCTGGTGCCGATCGTGGAGCCTGAGGTGCTGATGGATGGTGACCATGACATCGACCGCTGTGCCGAGGTGACCGAACATGTGCTGCATGGGGTGTTCCACGCCCTGCACCGGCACGGTATTTCCCTCGAATACATGATTCTAAAACCAAACATGGTGCTGCCGGGCAAGGACTGCCGCCGTGCAGAGCCAGCTGAAATCGCCGACGCAACCATCCGGGTGCTCCGCCGCACAGTACCAGCGGCGGTACCAGGTATTAACTTTCTTTCCGGTGGACAGGATCCGGAGGAAGCCACGGCCAACCTGAATGCTATCAACGCCCAGCATCCAGACCAACCGTGGCTGTTGTCTTTCTCTTACGGGCGTGCCCTGCAACAACCGGTACTGCAGGCATGGCAGGGTAAACCAGAAAATATCGCCGCTGCACAACAGATCTTACTGAAAAGAGCGCGGCTTAACGCTGCTGCTCAATGTGGCGAATACGATGCAGACATGGAATAA
- the corA gene encoding magnesium transport protein CorA, which translates to MTDYDNSNTRISVHEIIDGRPVPGDWDDFLAHRNDTKRLFRVDISTQESASLNNIINVIHKNPLIVERCLDPDSVSGVYAYNNMLSLQLPIPEDWQASAHPKLSILCLSNALITIRTNTITEYSSALLNNPASIPNQPLGTEGLLFSLLDNIVDRASELTLKARLSVEQLETDMQQIVDEERLGRHILSLKQAAAHFEMALEAKHRTLMALLSLDTELINLRRIREPLHDVVAHVEHSLRYIERVEDHLGELDRHFLLLLHDRTNNRLRLLTIISAIFMPLTLIAGIYGMNFRFMPELSWHYGYGTVLLVMLSLALGLLWYFYRKGWFR; encoded by the coding sequence ATGACCGATTACGATAACAGCAACACCAGGATTAGCGTGCACGAGATCATCGACGGGCGTCCGGTACCTGGCGACTGGGATGATTTTCTCGCACACCGAAATGATACAAAGCGTCTTTTCAGAGTCGACATATCCACCCAGGAGTCGGCATCTTTGAATAACATTATTAATGTTATTCACAAAAACCCCCTGATTGTAGAGCGCTGCCTGGATCCAGATTCAGTTTCGGGCGTTTATGCCTATAATAATATGCTATCCCTGCAGCTACCGATCCCAGAAGATTGGCAGGCCTCGGCGCATCCCAAACTGTCCATTCTCTGCCTTTCGAATGCTCTGATCACTATACGAACCAATACAATAACGGAATACTCCAGTGCTTTACTGAATAATCCAGCATCTATTCCCAATCAGCCGCTGGGCACGGAAGGTTTGTTATTCTCATTGCTGGATAACATCGTAGACCGGGCCAGTGAACTGACATTGAAGGCACGCCTTAGCGTCGAGCAACTGGAAACAGATATGCAACAGATTGTAGACGAAGAACGGCTTGGCCGGCACATTCTGTCTCTGAAACAGGCTGCAGCGCATTTCGAAATGGCCCTGGAAGCCAAGCACCGAACCTTGATGGCATTGCTGTCACTGGATACCGAACTCATCAATCTGCGTCGTATTCGAGAACCACTGCATGACGTCGTGGCACATGTTGAACATAGCCTGCGTTACATCGAACGCGTGGAAGACCACCTGGGTGAACTGGATCGGCACTTCCTGCTTTTATTGCATGATAGAACCAACAACCGCCTACGCCTTCTGACTATCATCTCAGCGATTTTTATGCCCCTGACACTGATAGCAGGTATCTACGGAATGAACTTCCGCTTCATGCCCGAACTGTCCTGGCACTATGGATACGGAACCGTGCTCCTCGTTATGCTATCGCTTGCACTGGGACTGCTTTGGTACTTCTACCGTAAAGGCTGGTTCCGCTAA
- the ackA gene encoding acetate kinase has translation MLTQDMPVSIPTPAILVINAGSSSLKFAIYAIKKRPTTLLRLYLGAIEDMDSENTARFSLLTGNAEPLEDKQIDVVDHQQAMTWLLDWLEQHSRELRIIAAGHRLVHGGPRFTKPVRLDRQQLEQLRDYIPLAPLHMPHNLAAIEALWQLRPALSQVACFDTAFHRTMPEVEQIFALPRQYYEQGIRRYGFHGLSYEYIASVLPEYLGEQQAQGRIIVAHLGHGASLCALHRRKSMATSMSFTPLDGIPMATRPGALDPGVLLYLLREKGLSLNALETLLNHQSGLLGLSGFSGDMRQLLADERPAAAQAITYFVHHTQRAIASLAAALGGLDALVFTAGIGENAPLIRARICQQAAWLGVDINAEANAKNRLQISLPESRVSVWCIATNEELIIAQHTHKLITGDI, from the coding sequence ATGCTCACACAGGACATGCCCGTGAGCATACCGACCCCTGCCATCCTGGTTATCAATGCCGGTTCATCCAGCCTCAAATTTGCTATTTATGCAATCAAAAAGAGGCCAACGACACTGCTCCGCCTTTACCTCGGTGCCATTGAAGATATGGACAGTGAAAATACAGCACGATTTAGCCTGCTCACGGGTAACGCCGAGCCGCTAGAGGATAAACAGATCGATGTAGTTGATCACCAACAGGCAATGACCTGGCTACTCGACTGGCTGGAGCAACATTCCAGGGAGTTACGCATCATCGCGGCCGGACACCGGCTGGTGCACGGTGGCCCCCGTTTTACCAAACCTGTGCGTCTTGATCGGCAGCAGCTTGAACAACTCCGTGATTATATTCCACTGGCACCGCTACATATGCCGCACAATCTCGCCGCCATCGAAGCACTCTGGCAATTACGACCAGCCCTGTCGCAAGTGGCCTGTTTCGACACCGCCTTTCACCGCACTATGCCGGAAGTGGAACAGATTTTTGCCCTGCCACGGCAATACTATGAACAGGGCATTCGCCGCTATGGCTTTCACGGCCTGTCCTATGAATACATCGCCAGTGTGCTACCTGAATACCTTGGTGAACAACAGGCCCAGGGGCGAATTATCGTCGCCCACCTGGGCCACGGCGCCAGCCTCTGTGCCCTGCACAGGCGTAAGAGTATGGCCACCAGCATGAGCTTTACGCCACTGGACGGCATTCCCATGGCGACCCGGCCCGGCGCACTCGATCCCGGAGTGCTGCTCTATCTGCTGCGGGAAAAAGGCCTGTCACTGAACGCGCTGGAGACGCTTCTGAATCATCAGTCGGGGCTGCTGGGGCTGTCGGGTTTTAGCGGCGACATGCGCCAGCTACTTGCCGATGAGCGACCCGCTGCAGCGCAGGCTATCACTTATTTTGTACACCATACCCAGCGCGCCATCGCTTCCCTGGCGGCCGCACTGGGTGGGCTGGACGCACTTGTCTTCACCGCCGGTATCGGCGAGAATGCACCTCTAATTCGTGCCCGTATCTGTCAGCAGGCTGCCTGGCTTGGCGTCGACATCAATGCCGAGGCCAATGCAAAAAACCGGCTACAAATCAGCCTGCCCGAGAGCCGCGTGTCGGTGTGGTGTATCGCCACCAATGAAGAATTGATCATCGCCCAGCATACCCATAAATTAATCACCGGGGATATCTGA
- the xpkA_2 gene encoding xylulose-5-phosphate phosphoketolase, with the protein MNGTTTHPLSARELELIHAWWRAANYLSAGQIFLMDNPLLEKPLATEHIKPRRLGHWGTTPGLNLLYAHMNRLIKREDLNAIFITGPGHGGPALVASTWMEGSYSEHYPNVSQDRDGMRRLFKQFSFPGGIPSHCAPETPGSINEGGELGYSLSHAFGAVFDNPDLIALCVVGDGEAETGPLATSWQSNKFLNPAHDGAVLPVLHLNGYKIANPTVLARIPEEDLLEYFSGLGYLPFVVEGSEPEYVHQRLAQVMDDCLLEIRIIQQRARQENNHHLPRWPMIILRTPKGWTGPKEVDGLRVEGYWRAHQVPIPDVSTPAHLKILENWMKSYKPEELFDEKGWLRPEIAALAPQGERRMGSNPHANGGQLLKPLRLPDYRNYALPLKHPGAHLGEATRRMGEYLRDVMKLNLETANFRVMGPDETASNRLAALFEVTDRAWMAKTFDYDDHLSPDGRVMEILSEHTCQGWLEGYLLSGRHGFFSCYEAFIHIVDSMFNQHAKWLKVSKQIPWRRPIASLNILLTSHVWRQDHNGFSHQDPGFIDHVVNKKAGIVRVYLPPDANTTLCITERCLRSRDLINVIIAGKQPEPQWLDMDAAIKHCHAGISIWEWASNDSNGEPDVIMACAGDVPTIETLAAVKILREHLPQLKVRVINVVDLMTLQPEEEHPSGLNDHDFDTLFSIDKPIVFAFHGYPWLIHRLTYRRNNHEGMHVRGYKEEGTTTTPFDMTVLNDLDRFHLVDDVIDRVDDLGSKGAYLKQLMRDKLIEHKEYITEHGEDMPEIRNWEWPPPERAIK; encoded by the coding sequence ATGAACGGCACAACCACCCACCCCTTGTCTGCCAGGGAACTGGAACTTATCCACGCCTGGTGGCGAGCCGCCAATTACCTTTCCGCCGGGCAGATTTTTCTCATGGACAACCCGCTGCTTGAGAAACCACTGGCCACCGAACATATCAAGCCACGCCGTCTCGGCCACTGGGGCACTACCCCCGGGCTTAACCTGCTTTATGCACACATGAACCGTCTCATCAAACGCGAGGATCTCAATGCCATTTTCATCACTGGTCCTGGCCACGGCGGCCCGGCGCTGGTAGCCAGCACCTGGATGGAAGGCAGCTACAGTGAGCACTACCCGAATGTTTCGCAGGACCGCGACGGTATGCGCCGTCTGTTCAAACAATTCTCCTTTCCCGGTGGTATTCCCAGTCATTGCGCACCGGAAACCCCCGGCTCCATCAATGAAGGCGGCGAGCTGGGTTACTCCCTGTCTCACGCCTTTGGTGCAGTGTTCGATAACCCGGACCTCATCGCCCTTTGCGTGGTCGGCGATGGCGAGGCGGAGACCGGCCCACTAGCCACCTCCTGGCAAAGCAACAAATTCCTCAATCCAGCCCACGATGGCGCTGTGCTACCGGTGTTGCATCTGAATGGTTATAAGATCGCCAACCCGACCGTGCTGGCGCGCATTCCTGAAGAGGATCTGCTTGAGTATTTTAGTGGGCTGGGATACCTGCCCTTTGTTGTTGAAGGCTCGGAACCGGAATACGTTCATCAACGCCTGGCGCAGGTCATGGATGACTGCCTGTTGGAGATCCGCATCATCCAGCAACGGGCAAGGCAGGAAAACAACCATCACCTGCCACGCTGGCCGATGATTATTCTGCGCACGCCCAAAGGCTGGACCGGACCAAAGGAAGTAGATGGCCTGCGGGTGGAAGGCTACTGGCGTGCTCATCAGGTTCCCATCCCCGATGTCAGCACCCCAGCACATTTGAAAATTCTGGAAAACTGGATGAAGAGCTACAAACCTGAAGAACTGTTTGATGAAAAGGGCTGGCTGCGACCGGAAATCGCCGCACTGGCACCACAGGGCGAGCGACGCATGGGCAGCAACCCCCATGCCAATGGTGGCCAGCTGCTCAAGCCCCTGCGCCTGCCTGACTATCGTAACTATGCGCTGCCGCTCAAGCATCCCGGCGCTCATCTTGGTGAGGCCACGCGGCGTATGGGTGAATATCTGCGCGACGTAATGAAGCTCAATCTGGAGACGGCCAATTTTCGTGTCATGGGGCCGGATGAAACGGCCTCAAACCGCCTCGCTGCTCTGTTTGAAGTCACCGACCGGGCATGGATGGCCAAAACGTTTGACTATGACGATCACCTCAGTCCGGACGGGCGGGTCATGGAAATTCTTTCTGAACACACCTGTCAGGGCTGGCTGGAAGGCTATCTGCTCAGCGGCCGCCATGGCTTTTTCTCCTGCTACGAGGCCTTTATTCATATCGTTGATTCCATGTTCAACCAGCATGCCAAGTGGCTCAAGGTAAGTAAGCAGATCCCCTGGCGGCGACCGATAGCCTCGCTCAATATTCTACTTACCTCCCATGTCTGGCGTCAGGATCACAATGGCTTTTCTCATCAGGACCCCGGCTTTATCGATCACGTAGTTAACAAGAAAGCGGGCATCGTGCGCGTCTATTTACCCCCGGATGCCAACACCACGCTGTGCATAACCGAACGCTGTCTCAGGAGCCGCGACCTGATCAATGTCATCATCGCTGGTAAACAGCCCGAACCACAGTGGCTGGATATGGACGCCGCGATCAAACATTGTCACGCCGGTATCAGCATCTGGGAATGGGCCAGCAACGATAGCAATGGCGAGCCGGATGTAATCATGGCCTGCGCTGGTGATGTGCCGACCATTGAGACCCTCGCCGCTGTGAAGATATTGCGTGAACACCTGCCCCAACTGAAGGTTCGGGTCATCAATGTTGTCGACCTGATGACCCTGCAACCAGAAGAAGAACATCCGAGCGGTCTGAATGATCACGATTTCGATACCCTGTTTAGCATCGATAAACCGATTGTATTTGCCTTTCACGGCTATCCCTGGCTGATCCACCGGCTGACCTATCGGCGCAACAACCACGAGGGCATGCACGTGCGCGGCTACAAGGAAGAAGGCACCACCACTACCCCGTTCGACATGACCGTACTGAATGATCTGGATCGCTTTCATCTGGTCGACGATGTCATAGACCGGGTTGATGATCTGGGTTCAAAAGGCGCATATTTGAAACAGTTAATGCGCGACAAACTGATTGAACATAAAGAGTACATTACCGAACACGGCGAAGACATGCCGGAGATCCGTAACTGGGAATGGCCCCCCCCTGAAAGGGCTATCAAATAA
- the mgtB gene encoding magnesium-transporting ATPase, P-type 1 — protein sequence MIESATENTPATGLTSTEAAKRLQQYGLNALEEKKVSPLLKLLGYFWGPIPWMIEVAAILSALIQHWPDFWIIITLLAFNAGVGFWQEYTAGNAVEALRKQLALRARVLRDGQWQAIDATQLVPGDVVRLRLGDVIPADVRLLGDAYLSVDQSALTGESLPVAKQLGDDAFSGTIIKQGEAVAEVTSTGKNTRFGKTASLVEQAKTVSHFQKAVLTIGDYLIYVSLALVIALVLVQLHRHAPWLELVQFALILTVASIPVAMPAVLSMTMALGAMALSKHKAIVTRLESIEEMASMDILCSDKTGTLTQNQLTLGNIELFKAQDEQEVLLAAALASREEDRDAIDEAVLHGLRDRHHLDHFNQTVFVPFDPVHKRTEASIRDSEGKSFRVAKGAPQVIMQLSALADAELERAQKVVDDFATQGYRALAVARQTQENAPWIFLGILSLFDPPREDSAETIASARSHGVQVKMVTGDNVAIARQIAGKLGLGTNILKADSLPTEHTGTETPSDITERVENSDGFAEVFPEHKFSIVKILQGHNHITGMTGDGVNDAPALKQADVGIAVSGATDAARAAADLVLTNPGLSVIINAIEESRRIFERMNAYAIYRISETIRIMFFVVLAMIFFNFYPITAVMIILLAFFNDIPIMTIAYDHTNLEKAPVRWDMRQVITVATAMGITGVIGSFGMLLIAMDWLHLGVDQIQTYVFLKMAVAGHLVLFVARSKGHFWKRPWPAPIMVWSAVITKLAATLLAAYGFGLITPISWPEVALIWGYSIGSAYLTDLVKVAVYQRFGHHTPRHQNFLNTLKDRFVRGWH from the coding sequence ATGATCGAGTCAGCCACCGAAAACACCCCAGCAACCGGGCTCACATCAACGGAAGCGGCCAAACGACTGCAGCAATATGGCCTTAACGCCCTGGAGGAGAAAAAGGTCTCCCCGCTGTTGAAGTTACTGGGTTACTTCTGGGGCCCGATTCCATGGATGATCGAAGTGGCGGCCATCCTTTCCGCCCTGATCCAGCACTGGCCCGACTTCTGGATTATCATCACTTTGCTGGCCTTCAACGCCGGGGTCGGATTCTGGCAGGAATACACCGCCGGCAATGCAGTGGAAGCCCTCAGGAAACAGCTCGCCCTGCGGGCCCGGGTGCTGCGCGATGGCCAGTGGCAGGCAATTGACGCCACCCAGCTGGTGCCCGGGGATGTGGTTCGCCTGCGCCTTGGCGACGTGATACCGGCCGATGTCAGGCTGCTGGGAGACGCTTATCTAAGCGTCGATCAGTCGGCTCTTACCGGGGAATCCCTGCCGGTTGCCAAACAGCTGGGAGATGACGCCTTCTCTGGAACCATCATCAAACAGGGAGAGGCGGTGGCCGAGGTCACCTCTACCGGCAAGAATACCCGCTTCGGAAAAACTGCCAGCCTGGTAGAACAGGCAAAGACTGTCTCCCACTTCCAGAAGGCAGTACTGACCATCGGCGACTATCTGATCTACGTCAGTCTGGCTCTGGTCATCGCCCTGGTGCTGGTGCAACTGCACCGGCATGCCCCGTGGCTGGAACTGGTGCAGTTCGCCCTGATCCTGACCGTCGCTTCCATTCCCGTCGCCATGCCGGCGGTGCTGTCCATGACCATGGCTCTGGGCGCCATGGCACTGTCAAAACATAAGGCCATCGTCACCCGGCTGGAGTCGATTGAGGAAATGGCCAGTATGGACATACTCTGTTCCGACAAGACCGGCACCCTGACCCAGAACCAACTCACCCTGGGCAACATCGAACTATTCAAGGCCCAGGATGAACAGGAAGTATTGCTGGCCGCCGCCCTGGCCTCGCGAGAAGAGGATCGGGACGCCATTGACGAAGCGGTGCTCCACGGACTCAGGGACAGGCATCATCTTGATCACTTCAACCAGACTGTCTTCGTACCTTTTGATCCGGTGCACAAACGCACTGAGGCGAGCATACGCGATAGCGAAGGGAAATCGTTTCGGGTCGCCAAGGGGGCACCTCAGGTCATCATGCAACTGTCGGCTCTGGCGGACGCCGAGCTGGAGCGGGCACAGAAGGTGGTGGATGACTTCGCCACTCAGGGCTACCGCGCGCTGGCCGTCGCACGTCAGACGCAGGAGAATGCGCCATGGATCTTTCTCGGCATTCTGTCCCTGTTCGATCCGCCGCGTGAAGACTCCGCCGAGACCATTGCCAGCGCCCGCAGCCACGGGGTCCAGGTGAAAATGGTCACCGGTGACAACGTCGCCATCGCCCGCCAGATCGCTGGCAAACTGGGACTTGGCACCAATATCCTGAAAGCTGACAGCCTGCCAACCGAGCATACCGGGACAGAAACGCCGAGCGACATCACGGAACGCGTGGAGAACTCAGATGGCTTTGCCGAAGTGTTCCCAGAACACAAGTTTTCCATCGTTAAAATCCTGCAGGGGCACAACCATATCACCGGCATGACCGGAGACGGGGTCAACGATGCCCCGGCACTCAAACAGGCGGACGTGGGTATTGCAGTCAGCGGCGCCACCGATGCCGCCCGCGCCGCTGCTGATCTGGTCCTTACCAATCCCGGCCTGTCAGTGATCATCAATGCAATAGAAGAATCGCGGCGTATTTTCGAACGTATGAACGCCTATGCCATCTACCGTATCAGCGAAACCATCCGCATCATGTTCTTTGTGGTGCTGGCGATGATCTTCTTCAATTTCTATCCGATCACTGCGGTGATGATCATTCTGCTTGCGTTCTTCAATGATATTCCAATCATGACCATCGCATACGATCACACCAATCTGGAAAAAGCCCCGGTAAGGTGGGATATGCGGCAGGTAATTACCGTCGCCACCGCCATGGGCATTACCGGTGTTATCGGCAGTTTCGGTATGTTGCTGATCGCCATGGACTGGTTGCACCTTGGCGTCGACCAGATCCAGACCTATGTGTTCCTGAAGATGGCGGTTGCCGGACATCTGGTACTGTTCGTGGCCCGCAGTAAGGGACACTTCTGGAAACGGCCCTGGCCAGCACCCATTATGGTCTGGTCGGCAGTTATCACCAAACTGGCGGCAACCTTGCTGGCAGCCTATGGTTTTGGCCTGATAACGCCCATCAGCTGGCCAGAGGTCGCCCTCATCTGGGGCTATTCCATCGGTTCCGCTTACCTAACCGACCTGGTCAAGGTCGCGGTCTATCAACGCTTTGGCCATCACACACCACGTCATCAAAACTTTCTCAATACGCTCAAGGACAGGTTTGTGCGCGGTTGGCATTGA